In Corythoichthys intestinalis isolate RoL2023-P3 chromosome 4, ASM3026506v1, whole genome shotgun sequence, a genomic segment contains:
- the LOC130914663 gene encoding potassium voltage-gated channel subfamily E member 1-like, with product MSLINSTELSSSLLRLCLNRTTANTNISTPTLDVVYILLVLGMFSFFSFAVMLSFIRSRKLESSQDPYNQYIARDWSRRRTPSADAVARARRVVEASVSVVICNPATDEERPQVPQH from the coding sequence ATGTCTCTCATCAACAGCACTGAGCTGAGTTCCTCGCTGTTGCGCCTCTGCCTCAACAGAACCACTGCAAACACCAACATCTCCACGCCGACCCTGGATGTCGTTTACATCCTCCTGGTGCTCGGCATGTTCAGTTTCTTCTCCTTCGCCGTCATGTTGAGTTTCATCCGCTCTAGGAAGTTGGAGAGCTCTCAGGACCCTTACAACCAGTATATagcccgagactggagccggaggaGGACTCCTTCCGCGGACGCCGTGGCTCGTGCTCGACGGGTCGTGGAGGCGTCGGTGTCAGTGGTCATCTGTAATCCGGCGACGGACGAGGAAAGGCCACAAGTTCCACAACATTAG
- the LOC130914661 gene encoding dnaJ homolog subfamily C member 28-like isoform X2 produces the protein MNMHILSSFNSSHHGSFLLIRSGRSSWLRTLSGRAQISASLRESYRLLQLPEGEPISPERAKESYLRLAKLYHPDSGAPTADAAVFARVEEAYRSVLAHRTSTQSRDAARDEDEDPLSGVAPQHRHYLSYEGVGSGTPSQRERQYRHFRADRAAEQVLDYRQKAQERAAAGEGALVERDVRQRSRGIKITQAVERLVEDLIQESMARGDFRNLSGAGKPLNKFQHNPYADPMTHNLNRILLDNGYQPPWVLTQRDIRETANRLRANLLDGRAGLGEPLGPAEHLRWDELCAHAGEELANLNKKVDSYNLIVPMLKMQMVHFNLEREVRRAEEAAGRRVLEQRRKRKEEKKRVNAANVAARSVSAKRGLASWLQSWLK, from the coding sequence ATGAATATGCATATCCTGTCTTCATTCAACTCCTCGCATCACGGATCCTTTCTGCTGATCCGTTCTGGCCGTTCCAGCTGGCTCAGAACCCTAAGCGGCAGAGCTCAGATCAGCGCCAGCCTTCGAGAGAGTTACCGGCTGCTACAGTTGCCCGAAGGTGAGCCCATCAGTCCTGAGCGGGCGAAGGAGTCATACCTACGCCTCGCCAAACTCTACCACCCGGATTCCGGCGCACCTACAGCAGATGCAGCAGTCTTTGCCCGAGTGGAAGAAGCCTACCGTTCCGTGCTTGCACACCGCACCAGTACCCAGAGTCGGGATGCGGCGCGGGACGAGGATGAAGACCCGTTGTCGGGTGTGGCCCCTCAGCATCGGCACTACCTCAGCTACGAGGGCGTGGGCTCGGGAACCCCTAGTCAACGCGAGCGCCAGTACCGCCATTTCCGTGCCGATAGGGCCGCCGAACAAGTTCTGGACTACCGGCAGAAGGCGCAGGAAAGGGCGGCGGCGGGCGAGGGTGCACTTGTGGAGCGGGACGTGCGGCAACGCAGCAGAGGTATCAAAATCACGCAAGCGGTGGAGCGGTTGGTGGAGGACCTGATCCAGGAATCCATGGCTAGGGGGGACTTCCGCAACCTGAGCGGTGCTGGAAAGCCGCTCAACAAGTTCCAGCACAACCCCTACGCCGACCCCATGACGCACAACCTCAATCGCATCCTCCTGGACAATGGCTACCAACCGCCTTGGGTGCTCACGCAGCGTGACATCCGCGAAACCGCCAATCGTCTCCGCGCCAACTTGCTGGACGGTCGAGCCGGACTGGGTGAACCCCTCGGTCCGGCGGAGCACCTCCGCTGGGATGAGCTGTGCGCCCATGCCGGGGAGGAGCTAGCAAACCTCAACAAGAAGGTGGACAGCTACAACCTTATCGTGCCCATGCTAAAGATGCAAATGGTGCACTTCAACCTGGAGCGGGAGGTGCGGcgtgcggaggaggcggcaggaCGGCGTGTACTTGAGCAGCGACGGAAGAGGAAGGAGGAGAAGAAGAGGGTCAATGCTGCTAACGTTGCCGCTAGGTCTGTTAGCGCGAAGCGAGGACTCGCGTCGTGGTTGCAAAGTTGGCTCAAATAA
- the LOC130914661 gene encoding dnaJ homolog subfamily C member 28-like isoform X1, with the protein MSVHIKMNMHILSSFNSSHHGSFLLIRSGRSSWLRTLSGRAQISASLRESYRLLQLPEGEPISPERAKESYLRLAKLYHPDSGAPTADAAVFARVEEAYRSVLAHRTSTQSRDAARDEDEDPLSGVAPQHRHYLSYEGVGSGTPSQRERQYRHFRADRAAEQVLDYRQKAQERAAAGEGALVERDVRQRSRGIKITQAVERLVEDLIQESMARGDFRNLSGAGKPLNKFQHNPYADPMTHNLNRILLDNGYQPPWVLTQRDIRETANRLRANLLDGRAGLGEPLGPAEHLRWDELCAHAGEELANLNKKVDSYNLIVPMLKMQMVHFNLEREVRRAEEAAGRRVLEQRRKRKEEKKRVNAANVAARSVSAKRGLASWLQSWLK; encoded by the coding sequence GAGTGTCCACATAAAAATGAATATGCATATCCTGTCTTCATTCAACTCCTCGCATCACGGATCCTTTCTGCTGATCCGTTCTGGCCGTTCCAGCTGGCTCAGAACCCTAAGCGGCAGAGCTCAGATCAGCGCCAGCCTTCGAGAGAGTTACCGGCTGCTACAGTTGCCCGAAGGTGAGCCCATCAGTCCTGAGCGGGCGAAGGAGTCATACCTACGCCTCGCCAAACTCTACCACCCGGATTCCGGCGCACCTACAGCAGATGCAGCAGTCTTTGCCCGAGTGGAAGAAGCCTACCGTTCCGTGCTTGCACACCGCACCAGTACCCAGAGTCGGGATGCGGCGCGGGACGAGGATGAAGACCCGTTGTCGGGTGTGGCCCCTCAGCATCGGCACTACCTCAGCTACGAGGGCGTGGGCTCGGGAACCCCTAGTCAACGCGAGCGCCAGTACCGCCATTTCCGTGCCGATAGGGCCGCCGAACAAGTTCTGGACTACCGGCAGAAGGCGCAGGAAAGGGCGGCGGCGGGCGAGGGTGCACTTGTGGAGCGGGACGTGCGGCAACGCAGCAGAGGTATCAAAATCACGCAAGCGGTGGAGCGGTTGGTGGAGGACCTGATCCAGGAATCCATGGCTAGGGGGGACTTCCGCAACCTGAGCGGTGCTGGAAAGCCGCTCAACAAGTTCCAGCACAACCCCTACGCCGACCCCATGACGCACAACCTCAATCGCATCCTCCTGGACAATGGCTACCAACCGCCTTGGGTGCTCACGCAGCGTGACATCCGCGAAACCGCCAATCGTCTCCGCGCCAACTTGCTGGACGGTCGAGCCGGACTGGGTGAACCCCTCGGTCCGGCGGAGCACCTCCGCTGGGATGAGCTGTGCGCCCATGCCGGGGAGGAGCTAGCAAACCTCAACAAGAAGGTGGACAGCTACAACCTTATCGTGCCCATGCTAAAGATGCAAATGGTGCACTTCAACCTGGAGCGGGAGGTGCGGcgtgcggaggaggcggcaggaCGGCGTGTACTTGAGCAGCGACGGAAGAGGAAGGAGGAGAAGAAGAGGGTCAATGCTGCTAACGTTGCCGCTAGGTCTGTTAGCGCGAAGCGAGGACTCGCGTCGTGGTTGCAAAGTTGGCTCAAATAA